TGTGGTGTTCGGCGTTCGCAGGCACTGCGCACGCAGTGGGCACGGTCCACAATCACGCTTGGCGCCGCGGAGGTGCTCGCCGATGTGGTCGCGCGTGATGTTGCTCGCTCCCTTCCGATATAGCGATGTGCCAGCCGGACACACGCAGGTGCACGCGATCGAATCGTAGCGAAGGTCTTCGGGCGCGAACACGGAGGCCGACTTCTTCGCGGGTCGCGATTTGTCGTGTAGGGGATTGGGAAGCGTGGTGTATCGCCCCTGCGTCGCGAAACGCGTATCGCGCTGCCGCATGGCGTTGTCCGCGATCAGCGCGGGCACCTCAGCGCGCGCGAGCGCCTGCAGATTCGCCTCGCTGTGGTAGCCGGCATCCGCCGTGATGAGCGTGTCTGGTGTGCGCAGCACAGCGGTGGCCATGACCACCGGTACGAGCAGCTCCTGTTCCGCGCCGGTGCCATGTGCCTGCGCGTCTACAATGATCTGATGCGCCTGATCCACCGTGGCGACCCCGGTGTAGCCTTGAATGACACCCTTTGCGGTCGCCATCTTCGCACTCTCGTTGTCGGTGCGATTGCTCTTGCGCACGGCACCCTTCGCTCCCCGTCGGTCGGTGGGATGTCGCGTGAGCCACGTCCGCAGCTCCGCTGCGTCGGCCTGCAACTGCTCCACGCGAGCGTGATCCTTCGCCGACAGCGTCGGCTTGGTGGGGCGTGCGTCCTCCGCTCGATGCCGCGCGAGCATCGCCTCAGCGGCGCGCTCCATCTTCTCCGCTTGCCGCTCGAAGTCGGCGCGCGTGCCGCTCCGATGCTTGGACGCATTGCTTGGGAGCTTGACCCCATCGATGGCAAACATCTCGCGCCCGATCAGCCCCTGTCGATCACAGACCGCGAGCACGGCCGCAAAGATCGGCGTAATCTGATCGCCTAGGGTGCTGACGAAGTGCGCGATGGTCGTGAAGTGCGGGAGCGAGTCGCCGCTCAGGGCCATG
This region of Gemmatimonas groenlandica genomic DNA includes:
- a CDS encoding transposase; translation: MARYKPVDTQPKFVAIDLAAQLLPGTFEHALHHLLEQAIDLTPFDARYRNDVTGAPAYAPAMLLRVVLFAYSRGIISSRAIARACEEQVTFMALSGDSLPHFTTIAHFVSTLGDQITPIFAAVLAVCDRQGLIGREMFAIDGVKLPSNASKHRSGTRADFERQAEKMERAAEAMLARHRAEDARPTKPTLSAKDHARVEQLQADAAELRTWLTRHPTDRRGAKGAVRKSNRTDNESAKMATAKGVIQGYTGVATVDQAHQIIVDAQAHGTGAEQELLVPVVMATAVLRTPDTLITADAGYHSEANLQALARAEVPALIADNAMRQRDTRFATQGRYTTLPNPLHDKSRPAKKSASVFAPEDLRYDSIACTCVCPAGTSLYRKGASNITRDHIGEHLRGAKRDCGPCPLRAQCLRTPNTTPVRNVAFFRDRVGRTVNYSALMRERIDSATGRAQYAQRFATVEPVFANLRANKRLDRFTLRGRVKVDTQWKLYCLVHNIEKLAKSGYAA